One region of Camelina sativa cultivar DH55 chromosome 6, Cs, whole genome shotgun sequence genomic DNA includes:
- the LOC104699117 gene encoding F-box protein At3g62430-like: MSEIVRVQEISSKSEHLKIASKNCLNQITIISNVSSSDRSFQSNGSFKDFVSVLLARRDSYRIRRFSLKLRSMDFDSVTYNLVNDCVRNVLNRRVLDLELDVNVNEGYALPSEVFTCKKVAKLRLGSGFVIENIPKNALLPALKTLLLDKVRFNDTNGDCAFTRLISASPVLEELVIYRNDSEDWKWSRIVVSQILKRLTFRGGGWRDHSGCSFEPISFDTPSLEYFEYFDILRDEYPVVNLNSLVEAKIELFFFLGGDHYDARNLVKALKNVRILSVGAVDTMHVFNTFKKKVPVFENLNHLSISTELASVCWDAVPILLEKSPNLKTLTVEALHYNTQDRGDVSSVCKCLDGYYFLSSCHIKVLKITKFKGDIGEMVQIKHVLEKLPRLELLELHSQASRNDLKLMIMMRLLMLPRASSKCKVKVKFS; the protein is encoded by the exons ATGAGTGAGATCGTGAGAGTTCAAGAGATCAGTTCCAAGTCTGAACACCTAAAGATAGCGTCCAAGAACTGCTTGAATCAGATTACTATCATATctaatgtttcttcttctgatcgcTCGTTTCAGTCTAATGGAAGCTTCAAAGACTTCGTTTCTGTGTTATTGGCTCGACGTGACAGTTACCGTATAAGGAGGTTCTCTTTGAAGCTGCGGTCAATGGATTTTGATTCAGTTACGTACAATCTTGTCAATGATTGTGTACGCAATGTGTTGAATCGACGTGTTTTGGATCTTGAACTGGACGTAAATGTCAATGAAGGTTACGCACTGCCATCTGAAGTCTTCACTTGCAAGAAAGTTGCGAAATTGAGACTAGGGTCTGGTTTTGTTATTGAAAATATCCCTAAGAACGCTCTGCTTCCAGCTCTGAAGACCCTCCTTCTTGATAAAGTTCGGTTCAATGATACTAATGGTGATTGTGCGTTTACAAGGCTTATTTCTGCTAGCCCTGTGCTCGAGGAGTTAGTCATATACAGGAACGACAGTGAAGATTGGAAATGGTCTCGCATTGTGGTTAGCCAGATCCTTAAGAGACTTACTTTTCGAGGTGGAGGTTGGAGAGATCATAGTGGATGTAGTTTTGAGCCTATTAGCTTTGATACTCCGAGTCTTGAATACTTCGAATACTTTGATATTCTCCGAGATGAGTATCCAGTTGTTAATCTCAACTCACTTGTTGAAGCTAAgatagaactttttttttttcttggtggtGATCACTACGATGCTAGGAATCTGGTGAAGGCCTTAAAAAATGTTCGGATTCTGAGCGTTGGCGCTGTTGACACAATGCAT GTGTTTAAtaccttcaaaaaaaaagtaccagTGTTTGAAAACCTGAATCATTTATCAATTAGCACTGAATTAGCTTCTGTCTGTTGGGATGCTGTGCCAATTCTGCTTGAGAAATCTCCAAATCTGAAGACTCTCACCGTTGAG GCTTTGCATTACAATACTCAAGACCGTGGGGATGTGAGCTCTGTATGCAAATGCTTGGATGGCTATTATTTCCTATCGTCATGCCATATTAAG GTTCTAAAGATAACAAAGTTCAAGGGAGATATCGGAGAGATGGTGCAAATAAAGCATGTATTGGAGAAATTGCCGCGTCTTGAGCTGTTGGAACTTCATAGTCAGGCAAGCAGAAATGACTTAAAGCTGATGATCATGATGCGTCTCCTAATGCTTCCTAGAGCTTCGTCAAAATGTAAAGTCAAGGTCAAGTTTTCTTGA
- the LOC104791686 gene encoding protein NRT1/ PTR FAMILY 8.1 — MDEKDVYTEDGTVDIHKNPANKEKTGNWKACRFILGNECCERLAYYGMGTNLVNYLESRLNQGNATAANNVTNWSGTCYITPLIGAFLADAYLGRYWTIAIFVFIYVSGMTLLTLSASVPGLKPGNCDGNTCHPNSGQTAVFFVALYMIALGTGGIKPCVSSFGADQFDENDEAEKVKKSSFFNWFYFSINVGALIAATVLVWIQMNVGWGWGFGVPTVAMLIAVFFFFLGSRFYRLQRPGGSPLTRIFQVIVAAFRKMRVKVPDDKSLLFETADDESNIKGSRKLVHTDNLNFFDKAAVESQSDSIKDGEVNPWRLCSVTQVEELKSVITLLPVWASGIVFATVYSQMNTMFVLQGNTLDQHMGPNFEIPSASLSLFDTVSVLFWTPVYDQFIVPFARKFTRHERGFTQLQRMGIGLVISIFAMVTAGVLEVVRLDYVKSHNAYDQKQIPMSIFWQIPQYLLIGCAEVFTFIGQLEFFYDQAPDAMRSLCSALSLTTVALGNYLSTVLVTVVMKVTKKNGKPGWIPDNLNRGHLDYYFYLLATLSFLNFLVYLWISKRYKYKKAVGRAH, encoded by the exons ATGGACGAAAAAGATGTGTATACGGAAGATGGAACTGTTGATATTCACAAAAATCCTGCAAACAAGGAGAAAACTGGAAATTGGAAGGCTTGCCGCTTCATCCTCG GAAATGAGTGCTGTGAAAGATTGGCTTACTATGGCATGGGTACTAACCTTGTGAATTATCTTGAGAGTCGTCTGAATCAAGGCAATGCTACGGCTGCAAATAACGTCACGAATTGGTCTGGAACATGTTATATAACTCCTTTGATTGGAGCTTTTCTAGCTGATGCTTATCTTGGACGATATTGGACTATTGCAATCTTTGTTTTCATCTATGTCTCC gGTATGACTCTTTTGACATTATCAGCTTCAGTTCCTGGACTTAAACCAGGTAACTGCGATGGCAATACATGTCATCCGAATTCGGGTCAGACGGCTGTTTTCTTTGTCGCGCTTTACATGATTGCGCTTGGAACAGGCGGTATAAAGCCGTGTGTTTCGTCCTTTGGAGCTGATCAGTTTGATGAGAATGATGAGGCTGAGAAGGTCAAGAAGAGCTCTTTCTTTAACTGGTTTTACTTCTCCATTAATGTTGGAGCACTCATTGCTGCGACAGTTCTTGTCTGGATACAAATGAACGTTGGTTGGGGATGGGGTTTCGGTGTTCCAACAGTCGCAATGCTCATTgcggttttctttttcttcttgggaAGCCGTTTCTACAGGCTTCAGAGACCTGGAGGGAGTCCTCTTACACGGATCTTTCAGGTTATAGTTGCGGCTTTTCGGAAGATGCGTGTTAAGGTACCAGATGATAAGTCTCTGCTCTTCGAAACCGCAGATGATGAGAGTAACATCAAAGGTAGCAGGAAACTCGTGCATACTGATAACTtaaa TTTTTTCGACAAGGCAGCTGTTGAGAGTCAATCTGATAGCATCAAAGACGGGGAAGTGAATCCGTGGAGACTTTGTTCTGTTACTCAAGTTGAAGAACTCAAGTCCGTAATCACACTTCTTCCAGTTTGGGCCTCGGGGATAGTGTTCGCCACAGTGTACAGCCAAATGAACACAATGTTTGTCTTACAAGGAAACACATTGGACCAACACATGGGACCAAACTTTGAAATCCCATCAGCTTCACTCTCACTCTTCGACACGGTCAGTGTACTATTCTGGACTCCTGTATACGACCAGTTCATTGTCCCGTTCGCAAGGAAGTTCACACGGCATGAACGAGGCTTCACTCAGCTTCAACGTATGGGTATAGGTCTTGTGATCTCAATCTTTGCCATGGTCACAGCAGGAGTACTTGAGGTCGTGAGGCTTGATTACGTCAAAAGTCACAATGCATATGACCAGAAACAGATCCCAATGTCCATATTCTGGCAGATCCCGCAGTATCTACTTATCGGTTGTGCAGAAGTTTTCACCTTTATAGGACAGCTTGAGTTTTTCTATGATCAGGCTCCTGATGCTATGAGAAGTCTCTGCTCTGCTTTGTCGTTGACCACGGTTGCGTTGGGGAACTACTTAAGCACGGTTCTTGTGACGGTTGTGATGAAGGTAACGAAGAAGAACGGTAAACCGGGTTGGATACCGGATAACTTGAACCGAGGTCATCTTGATTACTATTTCTACTTGCTGGCAACACTAAGTTTCCTCAACTTCTTAGTGTATCTATGGATATCAAAACGCTACAAGTATAAGAAAGCTGTAGGACGAGCACATTGA